TATAAAAATACCGGACGACAATGTCGCCTAGATCATAGGTAATGTCGCTGCAATTGACGATATTGATATTGAACCTGATCTGATTGACGGAGGCCGTTTGATTAACACACCGGTATTCGATCTGAACGGGTTCCGGCGCCGTCGTCGGTACCGGAGTCGGTTCCGGGGTCGGAATCGAGGACGGGGTCGGTTCATAGTTGACGTTATCGCTGTGAAGCTCGGCCCATGAGGAAAGCTGCGTATTGAGTTTTTCCTTCAGCCAGGCGTCCCCGCTCATGAAAGCGGGCGCATACGCTTCTGCGGATGAGGAAAGGCTTTGAAGGGTATACAGCCAGTAATCGATAAAACTCTCTTTCCATTCCTCTTCCTGCCTCATCCCGTACTGCGCGCTCAATTCATCGAGTTTATCGCTTAATCCGGGATAATTGCTCATTTCTTCACCGTTCAGCTCGTATGCCGTCTGCGATGCGAAAATGGTGGAGGCGATATCGAGTCCGTTGGGAAGATAACGATCCGGTACGTGCGGGGAAAGCGTTTTTTCCATGATTTCATTATCGAGATAATACGGTTCTCCGAGGAATTGCACGTATTGAAGCAGATCGGGATCATGTTCCTTGAGTTCATCCTGGATGAGGGCAAGTTCTTCGAGATCGTTCAGAATGCCGTACCCTTCGTTTTCGTATTGGGTCTTGTAGTAATTCTTCATTACCTGCTCGACGGTAACCGGTGTGATACTTTCTTTTGAAATCGAAAGTTTTTTTATGAACGTGTAGATTTTATTCCAGAGATCATACATCTCCGTCCGCCCGCTTATCACATATCCCATAATGACGGCCGCGATAAACTGATATTCGTCGTTCAAAGGGTCGTTGCCGTCCGAATACGTGATTTTTTTCTTTCTCAGCCACTGCATCGCCCGGAAATACTGCTCGAGTTCGGGATCGCCGCTGTAATGGCCCCTCGGCTTGTAGACGGTGTAATCTTCACCCGTGGCCGAAGAGGTAAAGGTGTGGTCAACGATCTTTTTCAATATAACGTCTGCATCGGCGTTGATAATCCCCACATCTTCGCCCTGCACCGTTTGCCGGCCATTGATGAGGGCGTCCGCTACCGCCGAAAATATCCAGAGTTGACGGGCGGCCTCCTTGCAGATCGTGCCCGAGCCGCAACGATCGAACTCCGTCTTCACGCCGGTATTGAACATATCGAGAAGGGTCCGCAGATCCGATATCAGAAATTTGATCTCAACCGTCTCGAGCATATGCGCATAGGTGATATGAAAAATGTGGAGGAGGGCGTCGGAGGTTATAAAGGAAGGAACTTCGATATGGTCGGCGAGGTCGCAGTATGCTTCCGTTATCGTATCCATGGCGGGCGACCGGAGCACGAGAAAGCCGTTTTGAATGAGTTTTTCCTCTTCCTTCGCACTCAGCGGGAACGCCTTTTGCAGCGCGTACCAGTTGACCGGATAACCGGGAATGGGGGTCGGGGTTGCGATTAATTCACCCGGAAGAATATCGATAACGCCGATATACAATTGCGCGACCAAGAGACTGTCGACGATATTGATCGTGCCGTTTGCATCGGTATCCGCCAGTTCGAGGTCGATATCCTCGACCGGTCTTCCCACATAATACTGGGCGATAAGCAGGGAATCGACAATATTCCTCACGGAATCATGATTCACGTCTCCCAGATCATAGGAATAGAGGATGGGACCCGTCCAGACTAAAAATAATCCGATATACAATACGGCTTTCATCTTCTTCGTTCCTCTGATTTTCATTTTTCAAACCTCTTCCCGATCTGCCGCCCCGCAATACCGGGCGGACGCCCCCCGTTTCAGTCGACGGGCAACAAATCGATCACAATTAATCCTTCGTCTCCCCCGATGTCGCCGGTCGTCACATACGCGTGGCTTCCGGAAATCGATACATCGAGAATATCGGCACCGGCCTTATATGTTCCGGAACCAATCGGTTTGGAGTAATCTTCGACATCACTCACCGCCAGACCGCCGCCATAATCGGCAATAAAGACATATCTGCCGCTTGAAGCGAGTTTCGTCGCGTTTCCGGCAGTATCGAATGAAGCCTTCTTTACGGGCTTATCCGGGTCCGCGAGCGAAATGAGGGCAAGTCCCTCTTCCCCGTCAGCGATACAGGCACAGGAATCCCTGAGGAGAATATCGACGGCGCAGCCGGCTGTCCCGCAGGCGCCTTTGACTTCCGGTTCACCAGCCTCCGATACATCGATTCTCTTGAACCCCGAAAAACCATCCGCTATATAGGCGTATGAATCCTTTATTTCAATACCGCGCGCGTAATTGGACGTCCCGCATTCGCCGAGCAGTTTCGGTTCCACAATATTGGCGATCGAGTACACCTTCAACCCCGTATTCCCCCCGGTTTCCCAAAAGGTCACGTACAGGTAATCCCCCCACACATCGACACCGGTCGTATGATCGTCGATCCCGATCGAGGAGAGCCATACGGACTCGAGCGGATCGGTCACGGCGAATATTTCGACACCTTCATCCATCCCGCTCACAAAAAGATAATCACCGTAACAGAGAACATTTTTCGCGTCTCCCGCGGTCTTGATCGTCGTCGAGGTGAAAGGAGCGGAAGGATTCGATACGTCGCACACCGTAACGCCGTCCTCATCGGCGGCAACAAAAGCGTAATCCCCCATCAACGCGACACCGTAGCCCTTTCCTCCGACCCGGCAGCTTCCCGCCGGTTTCATGTTGCCCGGTGAGGCCAGAGAAAGAACACGCAGCCCCTGCTCATAACTCGCACAAAAGACGTGATTGCGATAAATCGCGACTCCCCTGACAAAGGGAATGTCACGGCAGGTTTCGATCACCACCGGGCAGGCGGCATCATGCATATTGATGACGGTAAGGCCGCCCTCCTCGTCAGCCACACAGGCGAGTATTCCGCTTACCGCGACATCGACGGCGGTTCCCTCCGTATTACACCTCCCCAGAAGTGACGGAAACGCGGGATTGTCCAGATTGTATATCCGGAGTCCCGAAAGGCCGTCCGCGAGGTAAAGGCGGTTCGCCCCGAGAATAAGTCCGCGGGCCTCATCGAGTGTCGGAAAAACCACCGGGCTGCCGGGATGTGCGGGATCGGAACAATCGATCACGGCAAGCCCTCCGGATGAGTCCGCCACGTAGACAAATGCCCCGTTCACCGCCACCGCGGAGGCATTCCCCGCGGTATCCATGGTACCCACGATCCCCGCCGTCTTGATGTTTTCCACATCAACGATCTGGAGTCCTTTCACATCATCGGCGATATAGACATAATGGCCGCGGACCGCCACTCCCATCGCATATCCCGGCGTATCAATATGGTTGACAATTGAAGCGCTTTCCGGTTCGCCGATGTCGATAATCTGGAGACCTTCATCGTCGTCCGCCACATACGCGTAAGAGTCCTTGACGGCAACGGCGCAGGCATTTCCCGTCGTATCGACCCTGCGGATGTGGCGGGGATATGCGGGGTTCCCGATATCGAAAATCAAAAGACCGGTTTTTCTGTCCGCGACATAGGCATACCCGTCTTTGATAACGCAATCCATGGCGAAATCCGGAGTATCGATCGATCCTTCGGGATTGCCGAGCGGAGGAAAAGCGGAGGGTAAAGCGGCATTGGAAGCGCTTCTGATACACGGCTGGTCCGCCGGTATGACCGAATAATAATAGCGCGTTCCCCGATGCACCTCCCTGTCCGTATATACGGTCGAATCGGTTTGACCCGATACGCACGTAAAGGGTCCTTCCGGGGATGTGCTTCTCAATACCCGGTAATAATCCGTTCCGGGGACGGGCGGCCACGCTACCGTTATCGAGTCGTACGCAGAAACAAGGCGGGGCGCCAGAGTGAGGGGAGAAAGGGGGATGGCCTGTACAGTGGCTGACCATTGGTCGTTTCCGTCCGCACAATGCCCCCTGAGAACAAAAGAATAGAGTCTCCCGTTCGTCAACCCGTCAGAATAATCATTCGGGGGCATCTGATAAAAGATACGGTTGCCGTTCGTCTCCGAGGGCTGGCTTCCGTCATCCGTATAATACAGGGTATACCCCTCGACATCGGGGAGGGGATCCCAATAAAACGCGACCGCCTGATTGTCCGGAACGACAGTGAAAGACGGGAACGCCCCTTTCTTCATTCTTACCGCAAGGACGCTTTTTATTCCGTTCCAGTCAAGGGCCTCGAACTCAATGACGATGTCGCCCGTAAACCAGGAAGAAGCGATCGAGGTGTCGAACGAACCGTCGGGTGAAAGGGGAATCGCGGTTTTTTCTGAATCGATGCCGTCGATTATATAGGAAAACGAGACAATCTTCCCTTTTGTTTGCGAATGCCGTGTGGCGTCCTCCACCGTCCCCTTTATTCTGATATAAGAGGAATAATAGCTGCCGTCCAAAGGTGACTCGAGAACAATGGTGGGGGGAACCGTATCCCGCAGCCGTACCATATCTTCGGATGAAATAATATGATCCGCGCAGGAAAACGATACGGCAATCGGCAATATCCACGAGAACAGAAAAAAAAGAAACGCGTCTGGATGAGAATGTCGGTTCTTTTTCATTTTCTTCACGTTTACCTTTTTGGTTTTTACCGCTATCCGGGTCGACGATATCGTTGCCGCCGCGACTCGCGCGAAGACAACCGGCCTGCCGTCTGCCGGTGTTTTCTTCGGCCGGTCTCCTACACCGGATTTTCTCCGCCATTTTATTTCACACACTAAAAGAAAAAACAGAAAAGATAATGGGTATCACCGGAAGCCGTTACTCTTTTATCTTTTCCTTTTTTAATTGATACTATTTCCCTATATTAAGTATATAACCAGATTTATTTGTAAAAAATAGGTTTTTCTCTGAGTATTTATATAGGCGAAGTATCTTATAGGGAAATAGGTAAATTCAATATTTTCACCGGAATGAAGGACATCCTTCGGACCGGAAAGAGCAATTGCACATCCGGCCGTATTTCCATATACTTTTTATGGTGATGAAAACGTACAGGCCGACGCGGGGAAATAACAAATGTCCGGATTTCAATACGATATTCCACCGTTACTCGTGGAAACCGATCAGGGGGTGTCCGGGCAGATATGTTTCCAATGCGGGAATGTCTTCCCTGACAATACCGGAAGTGGTCGGGATGGATATCGAGGTTCATTGTTGTACCGCCGCGGCAGCCAAAGACCCTGTCCTCTTCGCTGCTTTGACAGACGGCGGTATTATCTCATACAAAAAAGAGGACGGTTCCTTCGTTCATACCCTCAATACCGATTCAGGATTCAGGCGAAAACTAACGATGCTGGGATTGATGTCGTCGAAATGAACGGTTGCGTCGACGATGAGGTGATACGGGAAATCCGGATGCAGCCTGAAAGCCGTGAAGCGAGAAAGAGGATGACAGAAAAGAATTACCGAATCGCATCGCAGTTTTTCTCGTTCGACGTTCTCGAACATATGCCTGAAATCATGCTCATCTATTTTTAAGGAAACAAGGTAAACCACAACGGCCGCGTATCGTAAAAAGCGGTCAAAAAATAATTGGTAAAAAGACCGGTTCCAATTGATACATTGGTCGAGAGGTGTCATAATGAGAGCCGCCCGCCATTCGCCGAAACATAATCGGGCGGAATCTTTTGTGTGCGAGGAGTTGATATGAAAGAATTATATTCCAGGATAAAAAACGAAACAAAGGATTTCATTGCGGTAGAACAGATCAATGATTTTATTTCACTTATCTCGCCCTGGGAGGAGGAAATCGATAATTATTTTTTCCAGTTCACGGGAACCGCGGAGCTTCCGACTCTCGAGTTCGGATGTCATGCGGGAAACGTACTGCTCGACATCACGTTCTCCGAAAAAACAAGCAAGGTAAATGTCCTTTCGCTCCATTTTGTCGATTGGGTACAGCTGACGGAAACTTCGGAAAACGTTGAATTGAGCATCAATTGCAGCGGTAATAGGGCCTTCTATTATCAGGCACAGACACCTGAAACCAGACAACAGCTGAAAGACTACGGTATGGCTATTGCTTCGATAACGGGTAACATGGAGAAATGGGGAGGCCGTCACTCCTCCGGGTGAAGTTTCGAATAGATATCGTAAAAGGTATTGTGGGGGTCCGTCCTTTGTTTCACATAATCGTAATTTTCCTTATTGAATATACGCCAGAACTCCTCCGGATCGTAATAATTATGCGAGATAAGCGCCTTGAATCCGCGCAGGGCTGCGACCTTTTTTTCGAGTATCCTGTAATAGTTGACCCCATCCTGCGGTTGTCTAAAACCGTAAATTGCGAAATCGAAAAGCAGATTATCGTCCATACCGTCCATATGCCGGGGATTCAGCCATGGATAATGGGGAGTATAACGGTACGGAACGACCCAGAGAGGAAAATAATGAAAGCAATCCAGGTACCAGTCATAAAAATTACCGGCGGCCGTTACCGGGATAAATACGTCGACGACAATATCGGGCCGTTTGGGGTTCAGCAAAAGAAAATCAAAGCGGTTTGCGGTTTGTATGATATTCCGTGAACCAAGTAAGAAACGACCCAATATGGTTCTCAGAAGCGGATTTTCGAGCCCGTAGTTTCGAGTAATCCAATGGCAGTCCGCATCGTAGCGAAAAAAATAGTCGTAAATCGGGATATAATCTTCCGTTCTTTTCAGCGTCGATTTATAGTACACCTCCTGTTCATAAGTATTGAGATACGGGGCGTCGCCGACCATTGTCCCGATACAGAGAATGAAATCGCCCGGCGAGTGAATAATGCCGTCCATGAAATCGACATCCCTTTTCATAAAGTGATCCAGGATCGCGTTTCTGTAGGAATCGAAGGAACTATAATGAACATACTGCATATGGACATAAGGAAGGGCGGAAACAAGATCGAAGGTCAGTCTGGTAATGATCCCGAGTGTGCCGAAAGATCCGTGCATCATTTCGAATATTTTTTTGTCTTTCCGCCTTGAACATACGATAACGTCACCGGTTCCCGTTACCACTTCATATTCCATGCATGTATCGTGAAATCCGCCGTATTTATAGGACATCGACTCGATCGACATTCCGGACACCGCACCCCCGATGGTGATGTTTTTCAACTCCGACACACACATGGGGACAAGGCCGTATTCCAGCGTCCGGCACACGAGTTCCGAAAAGGTGACGCCCGACTCAGCGATACAGACGCGATTGACCGGATCGATTGAAATGATCTCGGTAAAATGACTCAGATCGATTCTTTTCGTATCAGTCTTTCTTTTAACCGCACCCGGTACCGTATGCGAATTGGTACGCTTCATCAGGGAACATTTCGCGCATTTGTTGTTTTTGATATGTTCCGCAATAGCCTTCGCTTTCATATGAGGATTTGATTATATCGGTATGTCCGATTTTGTCAAATAGTGAGAAAATATTTTTTTTTGGCACCTAAAAAAGCAGGCCGGCACCAAACGATAATTGGAGAGTATGGACATACATCGATTCGATAAAGAACTCGTATTCGGCCTTTACCGAAAGGATGACGAATTTCTCGAGAATAATACCGATATTAATCCCGGCGGCGAGGATCGGATCATAAAGCACATACAACGCTTCGGAATAAAAATGAAGACTGATATAATACCGCATTCCCGTATATAAGGCCGCCTTGATATGGACGTCCCCGGAGGCGGGGATGAGAAATTGATACCCCAACGACGCCCCCGCGTTGATAATCGAACATTCACCGAAATCGATCGAATAATCATCCGCCGGTCCCATAATAAACAATGATGCCGTTATCCCGATAAAAATGCCGGGGATTGTCGTCCCGGATGAAAAAAGCCTGTTGATCGCATAATTCTCATAGGCAAGAGACCCGCCGAACCCGAAATGGTAAATGTCCTTGTGGTAAGAAAGCGGCAGGAAACAGGTAAACTCCTGACCGAAAAAATGGTTTTGGCTGTAGAGGCGATCATTGCCGCTTTCAGCGTTATCGATGCCGGGCGGCGAATCGGGCGGGACCAGGTCCGGCTCGTCCGTTTCAGCGGACAGCGTCACGCAGGAGAAAAGAAGCAGGAAAATAAATAACATATATCCTGATTTATGCATGGTGACACACATCATCGGCAGATCTTTATTACGGCTCGTATCCCCAGACACGGGTGCCGTTGTGATAGAGGGTCACATTTTCCCAGTCTGCCGGAGGGTCTGCCGTCATTGAGGAATTAAAGGAATAATCGTTCGACTGCTCGTAATCGTTCGCCCAGTTTTCGGTATGAATCATGAACTGGATATCGGCAAAAACTCCCCCGCCAGCTATATCTCCCGCAGAAGCGTCAAAGCCGAGTTCGAAATATCCGCTTACGAAGGTCCCCGTCACGTTTACCGTGATGTTCCGGCCGCTGACCGTCGCGCTATTGATGACATACACTTCGGGATTCGGACCTTCCTTTGAATAGTAGTATCGTGCCTTGAACTGGCTCAAAGGATAACTTGCCGCATCATTGTTGACCACTCTGACTACTGCGCTTATCTGATTGGAAGTTAATGTAGTCACAAGACACCGGTACTGCACATTGAAATCTGACGCAGGTCCCGGGGTCGGTGTTTCCGTCGGGTCGGGGGTCGGCGTCTCTGTCGGGTCGGGGGTCGGTGTTTCCGTCGGGTCGGGGGTCGGCGTCTCTGTCGGGTCGGGGGTCGGTGTTTCCGTCGGGTCGGGGGTCTCACTCGGCATCGGTGTGCTCCCCTCCGGTTCGGTTCCCCAGACAAGCGCCCCGTCCAGGTACAAGGTTATATGATCCCAATCCAAAAAGTCCGTTTTCGAAGAATCGTAAGAATAGTCGTTTACCTGGTCATACATTATAGTATAACCCTTATTCCATTCGAGTTGCATATTCATCGATGCAGCCGGCGAACAATCTCCGGCGGCCGGGGCAAAACCGATTTCGATAAATCCGTCGTGTATTGTCCCGATGACATTATCATTGCCCACATCGGCAAAGTAGGCAGTGAAGGTTTCGGGCGCCTCTTCATCGATGGTATAATAGTAATGCAGCACGATATCGCTGTACGCGTAGGTAACGGCACT
The Spirochaetales bacterium DNA segment above includes these coding regions:
- a CDS encoding DUF3160 domain-containing protein, which codes for MKIRGTKKMKAVLYIGLFLVWTGPILYSYDLGDVNHDSVRNIVDSLLIAQYYVGRPVEDIDLELADTDANGTINIVDSLLVAQLYIGVIDILPGELIATPTPIPGYPVNWYALQKAFPLSAKEEEKLIQNGFLVLRSPAMDTITEAYCDLADHIEVPSFITSDALLHIFHITYAHMLETVEIKFLISDLRTLLDMFNTGVKTEFDRCGSGTICKEAARQLWIFSAVADALINGRQTVQGEDVGIINADADVILKKIVDHTFTSSATGEDYTVYKPRGHYSGDPELEQYFRAMQWLRKKKITYSDGNDPLNDEYQFIAAVIMGYVISGRTEMYDLWNKIYTFIKKLSISKESITPVTVEQVMKNYYKTQYENEGYGILNDLEELALIQDELKEHDPDLLQYVQFLGEPYYLDNEIMEKTLSPHVPDRYLPNGLDIASTIFASQTAYELNGEEMSNYPGLSDKLDELSAQYGMRQEEEWKESFIDYWLYTLQSLSSSAEAYAPAFMSGDAWLKEKLNTQLSSWAELHSDNVNYEPTPSSIPTPEPTPVPTTAPEPVQIEYRCVNQTASVNQIRFNINIVNCSDITYDLGDIVVRYFYTKEGTSGEQVVFDYAVVGKEKIYGEFSGGYLQIAFLPEA
- a CDS encoding FAD-binding oxidoreductase; translation: MKAKAIAEHIKNNKCAKCSLMKRTNSHTVPGAVKRKTDTKRIDLSHFTEIISIDPVNRVCIAESGVTFSELVCRTLEYGLVPMCVSELKNITIGGAVSGMSIESMSYKYGGFHDTCMEYEVVTGTGDVIVCSRRKDKKIFEMMHGSFGTLGIITRLTFDLVSALPYVHMQYVHYSSFDSYRNAILDHFMKRDVDFMDGIIHSPGDFILCIGTMVGDAPYLNTYEQEVYYKSTLKRTEDYIPIYDYFFRYDADCHWITRNYGLENPLLRTILGRFLLGSRNIIQTANRFDFLLLNPKRPDIVVDVFIPVTAAGNFYDWYLDCFHYFPLWVVPYRYTPHYPWLNPRHMDGMDDNLLFDFAIYGFRQPQDGVNYYRILEKKVAALRGFKALISHNYYDPEEFWRIFNKENYDYVKQRTDPHNTFYDIYSKLHPEE
- a CDS encoding PT domain-containing protein; the encoded protein is SEPTAEPTAEPTETPIPTAEPTAEPTAEPTAEPTVVPTETPTPDPTETPTPDPTETPTPDPTETPTPDPTETPTPDPTAEPTAEPTAEPTAEPTAEPTAEPTAEPTAEPTVEPTPDPTAEPTVEPTAEPTAEPTAVPTAGPTAIPKSTPGYNMGLRIQYKCVQTEQFVNQIKPHLVIINDSAVTYAYSDIVLHYYYTIDEEAPETFTAYFADVGNDNVIGTIHDGFIEIGFAPAAGDCSPAASMNMQLEWNKGYTIMYDQVNDYSYDSSKTDFLDWDHITLYLDGALVWGTEPEGSTPMPSETPDPTETPTPDPTETPTPDPTETPTPDPTETPTPDPTETPTPGPASDFNVQYRCLVTTLTSNQISAVVRVVNNDAASYPLSQFKARYYYSKEGPNPEVYVINSATVSGRNITVNVTGTFVSGYFELGFDASAGDIAGGGVFADIQFMIHTENWANDYEQSNDYSFNSSMTADPPADWENVTLYHNGTRVWGYEP